The following are from one region of the Cupriavidus sp. D39 genome:
- a CDS encoding transposase codes for MSLSNRVRLCLSEWINLLLLAVPIRSRGSFVELLCGCMVSPEGWVTRAISAIARRRHWTTYYKLLGRGSLRTVRLARQLFLLVLTVLPCDVLTLVIDDTLVPRSSEQAPGCAYRHDHSRKINRPQFIRAQCWVTLGVSALGNGGVNLVLPILSRLVPNTGNRNKLKIALVLVRSLAGVANKPVRVLFDSWFMRARLVLPLLRRQMHVIGQARIDTALFLVPPPPTTPRRGRKRIYGERLNAEAIEALPAIELRMPLYGKDQQVRLRSAEARARFLKGALVRAVWCQFFDAKKQAWTKPRLLLASETDLSAQEIVQLYARRWGIEPLFHNLKRWFGVSNLWQQSRTVLELWMQIRSMAWTLNQLLSLVLVETFPMNAVAPWRMNQPVTAGLVTQWLRMEFTGLAFRDGLNRKSQKFQWPTPRNDTRPTS; via the coding sequence ATGTCTTTGTCCAACCGTGTACGACTGTGTCTGTCCGAATGGATCAACCTTCTGCTTCTGGCCGTGCCAATTCGCTCTCGCGGGAGCTTTGTCGAGCTGCTGTGCGGCTGTATGGTTTCGCCAGAAGGCTGGGTGACGCGCGCTATCAGCGCCATCGCGCGACGCAGGCACTGGACGACCTACTACAAGCTTCTCGGGCGCGGCAGCTTGCGCACCGTGCGTTTGGCCCGCCAATTGTTCTTGCTGGTGCTCACAGTGCTGCCATGCGATGTGCTGACACTGGTCATCGACGATACACTGGTGCCGCGCTCCTCGGAGCAGGCGCCCGGTTGCGCGTATCGCCACGACCACAGCCGCAAGATCAATCGGCCGCAATTCATACGGGCCCAGTGCTGGGTTACGCTGGGCGTGAGCGCGCTGGGCAACGGCGGGGTCAACCTGGTGCTGCCAATTCTCTCGCGGCTGGTGCCAAACACCGGCAACCGCAACAAGCTGAAAATCGCGCTGGTGCTGGTCCGCTCTCTGGCGGGCGTGGCCAACAAGCCGGTGCGCGTACTGTTCGATTCGTGGTTCATGCGCGCCCGCCTGGTATTGCCTTTGCTGCGCAGACAAATGCACGTGATTGGACAGGCGCGCATCGACACCGCGCTGTTTCTCGTGCCGCCACCGCCAACCACACCCAGACGTGGTCGCAAGCGCATCTATGGCGAGCGCCTGAACGCCGAGGCCATCGAAGCACTGCCCGCGATCGAACTGCGCATGCCGCTCTATGGCAAAGACCAGCAGGTTCGCCTGCGCTCTGCCGAGGCCCGCGCGCGCTTCCTCAAGGGCGCGTTGGTGCGTGCCGTCTGGTGCCAGTTCTTCGATGCGAAGAAACAGGCCTGGACCAAGCCCCGTCTGCTGCTCGCGAGCGAAACGGACTTGAGCGCCCAGGAGATCGTGCAGTTGTACGCGCGCCGCTGGGGCATAGAACCGCTGTTTCACAATCTCAAGCGCTGGTTCGGCGTGAGCAATCTCTGGCAGCAATCGCGCACCGTGCTGGAGTTGTGGATGCAAATTCGCTCGATGGCCTGGACTTTGAACCAACTGCTGAGTCTGGTGCTTGTCGAGACCTTCCCGATGAACGCGGTCGCACCATGGCGCATGAATCAGCCCGTCACGGCCGGTCTGGTCACGCAGTGGCTGCGCATGGAATTTACCGGACTTGCGTTTCGCGACGGCCTGAATCGCAAGTCCCAGAAATTCCAGTGGCCAACGCCACGCAACGACACGCGACCGACCTCGTAG
- the ltrA gene encoding group II intron reverse transcriptase/maturase: protein MSGVKSAKPYNIAKRTVWEAYRQVKANRGAAGIDDETIAEFEQNLSKNLYKLWNRMSSGSYFPPPVKQVEIPKASGGTRKLGVPTVADRVAQTVVKLVIEPGLDAIFHPDSYGYRPGRSAKQAVAITRERCWRYDWVVEFDIKAAFDQIDHGLLMKAVRTHIREDWILLYIERWLVAPFETTDEVRVPRTRRTPQGGVVSPILMNLFMHYTFDRWMHRTSPNCPFARYADDAFVHCHSRKQAEYVMRSIATRLAACGLTMHPEKSKIVYCRDSNRSERHPHASFTFLGFTFRPRKARSPQGGLLPASCRAPARVP from the coding sequence ATGAGCGGCGTGAAATCGGCGAAGCCGTACAACATTGCGAAGCGCACGGTATGGGAGGCATACCGGCAGGTCAAGGCCAACCGTGGAGCTGCCGGGATCGACGATGAAACCATCGCCGAGTTCGAGCAGAACCTGTCGAAGAATCTGTACAAGCTGTGGAACCGGATGTCATCGGGGTCGTATTTCCCGCCACCGGTTAAGCAGGTGGAGATTCCCAAGGCGTCGGGAGGCACGAGAAAGCTGGGGGTGCCCACGGTCGCAGACCGTGTAGCGCAAACCGTAGTCAAACTGGTCATTGAGCCGGGTCTCGACGCGATCTTCCATCCGGACTCCTACGGGTACCGGCCGGGGCGGTCGGCGAAGCAGGCGGTGGCGATCACTCGTGAACGCTGCTGGCGATATGACTGGGTGGTTGAATTTGACATCAAGGCAGCCTTTGATCAGATCGATCATGGACTGCTGATGAAAGCGGTGCGCACCCACATCAGGGAAGACTGGATACTGTTATACATCGAACGGTGGCTGGTTGCACCGTTCGAGACAACGGACGAGGTACGTGTGCCCCGCACGCGGAGGACACCCCAGGGCGGTGTCGTCAGTCCGATCCTGATGAACCTGTTCATGCATTACACATTCGACCGATGGATGCACCGCACCAGCCCCAACTGTCCGTTTGCCCGCTACGCGGATGACGCGTTTGTTCACTGTCATAGCCGCAAGCAGGCGGAATACGTGATGCGGTCCATTGCAACACGGCTGGCAGCTTGTGGGCTGACGATGCATCCGGAGAAATCGAAGATCGTGTACTGCAGAGACAGCAACCGCAGCGAACGCCATCCGCATGCGAGCTTTACGTTTCTCGGTTTTACGTTCAGGCCGAGGAAGGCGCGCAGCCCGCAAGGGGGCCTTTTACCAGCTTCCTGCCGGGCGCCAGCGAGAGTGCCTTGA
- the ltrA gene encoding group II intron reverse transcriptase/maturase, which yields MSIPKALRQKPARAGREGVAGGEAGREPACDEAGGPRRGPEDTGSALLAAALTRENLKQAFRRVRRNKGAAGVDGLDIDQTARYLVSAWPEIRQQLLKGTYRPSPVRRVTIPKPDGGGERELGIPTVTDRLIQQALLQVLQPMLDPTFSEHSYGFRPGRRAHDAVLAAQSYVQSGRRVVVDVDLEKFFDRVNHDILIDRLQKRIGDAGVIRLIRAYLNSGLMDGGVVLQRYEGTPQGGPLSPLLANVLLDEVDKALERRGHCFVRYADDANVYVRSRRAGERVMALLRRLYGSLRLKVNEAKSAVASAFGRKFLGYSFWVAAGGVVKRKVAVKPLLTFKQRIRELTRRSGGRSLQAVVDRVRPYVLGWKAYFRLAQTPQVWRELDKWMRHRLRAIQLKHWRRGRVIYRELRALGATADAARQAAASSRCWWRNSGDTLNRVLTIAYFDQLGMPRLT from the coding sequence ATGTCGATACCGAAGGCATTGCGTCAGAAGCCCGCGCGAGCGGGGCGGGAGGGAGTAGCGGGCGGTGAAGCCGGCCGTGAACCCGCCTGCGACGAAGCCGGCGGTCCGCGGCGGGGACCGGAGGACACGGGGTCGGCGCTGCTGGCAGCGGCGCTGACGCGAGAGAACCTGAAGCAGGCGTTCAGGCGGGTCCGCCGCAACAAAGGCGCCGCTGGCGTGGATGGTCTGGATATTGATCAGACCGCCCGCTATCTGGTGTCGGCGTGGCCGGAGATCCGCCAGCAACTGCTCAAGGGGACGTACCGGCCCAGTCCGGTACGGCGGGTAACGATTCCGAAGCCGGACGGAGGAGGCGAGCGCGAGCTCGGTATTCCGACGGTGACGGACCGGCTGATCCAGCAGGCGCTGTTGCAGGTGCTGCAGCCGATGCTGGACCCCACCTTCAGCGAGCACAGCTACGGCTTCCGGCCTGGGCGGCGTGCGCACGATGCGGTGTTAGCCGCGCAGTCGTACGTGCAGTCGGGGCGGCGAGTGGTGGTGGACGTGGATCTGGAGAAGTTCTTTGACCGGGTCAACCACGACATCCTGATTGACCGTCTACAGAAGCGCATCGGGGACGCCGGGGTCATCCGGCTGATCCGGGCGTATCTGAACAGCGGGCTGATGGATGGCGGGGTAGTGCTGCAGCGGTACGAGGGCACGCCGCAAGGCGGGCCGCTGTCACCGCTGCTGGCTAACGTACTGCTCGATGAGGTGGACAAGGCGTTGGAGCGTCGAGGTCATTGCTTCGTGCGCTATGCCGATGATGCGAACGTGTACGTGCGCAGTCGGCGGGCGGGCGAGCGAGTGATGGCGCTATTGCGGCGCTTGTACGGCAGCCTGCGCCTGAAGGTCAACGAGGCAAAGAGCGCGGTGGCGAGCGCGTTTGGCCGCAAGTTCCTCGGCTACAGCTTCTGGGTGGCCGCAGGGGGAGTGGTCAAGCGCAAAGTGGCAGTTAAGCCGCTGCTGACGTTCAAGCAACGCATCCGCGAACTGACTCGCCGCTCAGGCGGGCGGAGTCTGCAGGCAGTCGTGGATCGGGTGAGGCCATATGTTCTGGGATGGAAGGCCTACTTCCGGCTGGCGCAAACGCCCCAGGTCTGGCGCGAGCTGGACAAGTGGATGCGCCACCGGCTGAGGGCCATCCAGCTCAAGCACTGGCGCCGTGGTCGGGTCATTTACCGAGAGTTGCGTGCGCTGGGTGCTACAGCGGATGCCGCCAGGCAAGCAGCGGCGAGTAGCCGGTGCTGGTGGCGCAACAGCGGCGACACGCTGAACCGGGTCCTGACCATCGCCTACTTCGATCAGTTGGGCATGCCCCGTCTCACTTAA
- a CDS encoding hemerythrin domain-containing protein, whose protein sequence is MTEPLAVWHAEHVNFARLLDLLEEHVAAFHRGERPNYDLMSTILYYMRNFGDRVHHPREDVAYARLVEQDPGMQLVVNRLLQEHRVIATAGEELLNRLNEAEGDIMIPRAALEAATATYLVYYRSHISAEERDVMPRAAQLLTQDDWAEVAATVPASPDPLFGDNVQERFKALRMQIAHEARVSRQDSTY, encoded by the coding sequence ATGACCGAACCACTCGCCGTATGGCATGCTGAGCACGTTAATTTTGCTCGCCTACTCGACCTTTTGGAAGAACACGTAGCTGCTTTCCACCGAGGGGAGCGCCCGAATTACGACCTGATGAGCACGATCCTCTACTACATGCGGAATTTTGGCGATCGCGTTCACCATCCCCGCGAGGATGTTGCGTATGCACGGCTTGTTGAGCAAGATCCAGGTATGCAATTGGTGGTTAACCGCCTTTTGCAAGAGCACCGCGTGATTGCCACAGCCGGCGAAGAGCTCTTGAATCGGCTGAATGAGGCCGAGGGAGATATTATGATCCCGCGAGCGGCTCTAGAGGCGGCCACCGCCACTTACCTTGTGTATTATCGCAGCCACATTTCGGCTGAGGAGCGAGACGTAATGCCTCGCGCTGCGCAGCTGCTGACACAAGATGACTGGGCGGAAGTTGCTGCAACCGTTCCAGCTAGCCCCGATCCGCTCTTTGGGGACAATGTACAAGAGCGCTTCAAGGCACTACGCATGCAGATCGCGCATGAGGCGCGAGTGTCCAGACAGGATTCGACGTATTGA
- a CDS encoding amino acid--[acyl-carrier-protein] ligase, with translation MDTKVSALDGANSASVVDGDFPAATAPQSLQAGQHHFQQALIEAGLLIPGGVDGVYGRSAEFEAIVDGLNITFTALGVDQHAEVMRFPPGMSRNDFEKSEYLKSFPQLAGTVHSFYGNDRDHHRLLARLEDSEEWADEQRPTRTVLTPAACYPIYPVIARRGAMPPEGCVVDSMSYCFRHEPSLDPMRMQMFRQREYVRLGNAEQVIAFRQLWIERGQQFAALLELPHEVRLANDPFFGRCGKIVADSQRELKLKFELLVPIYDGAPPSACMSFNYHMNHFAQVWALRTADGSPAHTGCAGFGIERMALALLRHHGFDLTRWPKGVRATLGGL, from the coding sequence ATGGATACCAAAGTCAGTGCGCTCGATGGCGCGAATTCCGCGTCGGTGGTCGATGGCGACTTCCCGGCTGCCACCGCTCCGCAATCTTTGCAGGCAGGACAGCATCATTTCCAACAGGCGCTGATCGAGGCCGGACTGCTGATCCCGGGCGGGGTTGATGGCGTTTACGGTCGCAGCGCCGAGTTCGAGGCCATTGTGGACGGACTGAATATTACCTTCACCGCGCTTGGCGTTGACCAGCACGCTGAGGTGATGCGCTTTCCGCCGGGGATGTCCCGCAATGACTTCGAGAAAAGCGAATACTTGAAGAGTTTCCCGCAGTTGGCCGGCACTGTGCATAGCTTCTACGGCAACGATCGCGATCATCATCGCCTGCTGGCGCGCTTGGAGGACAGCGAGGAATGGGCCGACGAACAACGGCCAACGCGCACGGTACTGACGCCGGCGGCATGCTATCCGATCTACCCGGTGATCGCGCGGCGCGGCGCCATGCCGCCAGAAGGGTGCGTGGTTGACTCGATGTCCTATTGCTTTCGCCACGAACCTTCGCTAGACCCGATGCGCATGCAGATGTTCCGCCAGCGCGAGTACGTCCGTCTGGGCAATGCCGAGCAGGTCATCGCGTTTCGTCAGCTCTGGATAGAACGCGGCCAGCAGTTCGCGGCACTGCTCGAGTTGCCGCACGAGGTGCGATTGGCCAACGATCCCTTCTTCGGCCGCTGCGGCAAGATCGTGGCCGACAGCCAGCGCGAGCTCAAGCTGAAGTTCGAGCTACTTGTGCCTATCTACGACGGCGCGCCGCCCAGTGCGTGCATGAGCTTCAACTATCACATGAACCACTTTGCCCAGGTGTGGGCGCTGCGCACTGCCGACGGCTCGCCGGCCCATACCGGCTGCGCTGGGTTCGGCATCGAACGCATGGCGCTAGCGCTGCTGCGTCACCACGGCTTCGATCTGACGCGCTGGCCGAAGGGGGTACGAGCCACGCTCGGCGGATTGTGA
- a CDS encoding universal stress protein, producing the protein MYKVIMVAVDGSKCSTLALDEAVRMARACDADLEIIHVVDNSYLKYDVGSFDVGDLRKSLIESGQKLLAEAQATAHAQGVRNKTRLVDNLLALGDVSIAIEQAAQECGAELIVVGTHGRRAMRRVLLGSVAEALVRECSAPVLLVREPSTE; encoded by the coding sequence ATGTACAAAGTGATCATGGTCGCGGTCGACGGCAGCAAGTGCTCGACGCTCGCACTGGACGAAGCCGTTCGCATGGCCCGGGCTTGCGACGCCGATCTGGAGATCATTCACGTCGTCGACAACAGTTACCTGAAATACGACGTGGGCTCTTTCGATGTGGGAGATCTGCGCAAGAGCTTGATCGAGAGCGGCCAGAAACTGCTCGCCGAAGCCCAGGCCACTGCCCACGCCCAGGGCGTGCGTAACAAGACGCGCCTGGTCGACAATCTCCTGGCTTTAGGCGATGTCTCTATTGCAATCGAACAAGCCGCGCAAGAATGCGGGGCCGAACTCATCGTGGTCGGAACGCACGGACGCCGCGCCATGCGGCGCGTCCTGCTTGGTAGCGTCGCTGAAGCCCTGGTGCGCGAGTGCAGCGCGCCTGTGCTACTGGTGCGCGAGCCTTCCACAGAATGA
- a CDS encoding group II intron maturase-specific domain-containing protein: MRQAVRGWRLNRQTHVTLADVARLYNPVIQGWWNYYGAFYKTAMLRIFQHIDCALERWARRKYKGLHRRKRRSADWLDRMRRTNPMLFAHWRVVTQPAG; encoded by the coding sequence ATGCGGCAGGCAGTGCGGGGTTGGCGACTCAATCGCCAGACTCATGTAACGCTTGCCGATGTGGCGAGACTGTACAACCCAGTGATACAGGGATGGTGGAATTACTATGGCGCGTTCTACAAGACTGCGATGCTTCGCATCTTCCAGCACATCGACTGCGCTCTTGAGCGTTGGGCCCGACGGAAGTACAAGGGTCTGCACCGACGCAAGCGACGAAGTGCTGACTGGCTGGACAGGATGCGCCGTACCAACCCGATGCTGTTCGCTCACTGGCGTGTGGTTACGCAACCGGCTGGATAG
- a CDS encoding ISL3 family transposase: MLLTRLLNACHHFPGFVYESARLCQASNTIEIDVRPRRGSRPHCSGCGQQARGYDTLATRRFEFIPIWGFAVVLLYAMRRVECKRGCGVKVEQVPWGIGKHTLTKAYMLYLANWARKLSWQETARSFHTSWEKVSQAVEWVVEWGLAHRTLGPIRAFGVDEIQYGRGHQYLTLVYQIEAGCIRLLWVGKERTTESFEKFFALIGAEIAAKVEFVCSDMWKPYLKLIAKHCPNALNILDRFHIVAKMNLALDDVRAAEARRMANDGYQPVLKKSRWCLLKRRENLTDTQRIRLRDLLRYNLQSVRAYLLKEEFQSLWEYESPVWAGKFLDRWCTQVMRSRIEPMKKFARTVRTHRELILNYFRARKQFSSGVIEGLNNKAKVTMRKAYGFRTFRMTEIALYHGLGKLPEPKLTHSFY; encoded by the coding sequence ATGCTGCTGACCCGCCTGCTCAATGCCTGCCATCACTTCCCCGGTTTTGTGTACGAAAGCGCTCGCTTGTGTCAGGCCTCTAACACCATCGAGATCGACGTGCGTCCGCGACGAGGTTCCCGACCGCACTGCTCGGGCTGCGGCCAACAGGCCCGCGGCTACGACACGCTGGCAACGCGCCGCTTCGAGTTCATCCCGATCTGGGGCTTTGCCGTGGTCTTACTGTACGCGATGCGGCGTGTAGAGTGTAAGCGCGGCTGCGGCGTCAAGGTTGAACAGGTACCCTGGGGTATTGGCAAGCACACGCTGACGAAAGCGTACATGCTGTATCTGGCCAACTGGGCACGCAAGCTGTCTTGGCAGGAAACGGCGCGCAGCTTCCATACCAGTTGGGAGAAGGTCAGTCAGGCAGTGGAATGGGTAGTGGAATGGGGGTTGGCCCACCGCACGCTGGGGCCGATCCGCGCCTTCGGGGTCGATGAGATTCAGTATGGTCGGGGGCATCAATATCTGACCCTGGTCTACCAGATCGAGGCTGGTTGCATCCGCTTGCTGTGGGTCGGCAAGGAGCGCACGACAGAGAGCTTCGAGAAATTCTTTGCCTTGATCGGCGCCGAGATCGCCGCCAAAGTCGAGTTCGTCTGCTCGGACATGTGGAAGCCCTATCTGAAGCTGATCGCCAAACATTGCCCCAATGCTTTGAATATCCTCGATCGCTTCCACATCGTCGCCAAGATGAACCTCGCCCTGGATGACGTGCGCGCCGCCGAAGCCCGACGCATGGCAAACGATGGCTACCAGCCCGTGCTGAAGAAATCCCGCTGGTGCCTGCTCAAGCGTCGGGAGAACCTCACCGATACCCAGCGGATACGGTTGCGCGATCTGCTGCGCTACAACTTGCAGAGCGTACGGGCCTATTTGCTCAAGGAGGAATTCCAGTCGCTCTGGGAATACGAATCGCCGGTCTGGGCCGGCAAGTTCCTCGACCGATGGTGCACGCAGGTCATGCGCTCGCGCATCGAACCCATGAAGAAGTTCGCCCGCACTGTCCGCACTCACCGCGAACTCATCCTCAACTACTTCCGGGCGCGAAAGCAGTTCTCCAGCGGGGTGATCGAAGGGCTCAACAACAAAGCCAAAGTCACCATGAGAAAAGCATACGGATTCCGGACCTTCCGCATGACCGAAATCGCGCTATATCACGGGCTCGGGAAGCTCCCGGAGCCAAAACTCACCCACAGTTTTTACTGA
- a CDS encoding MBL fold metallo-hydrolase — translation MSDDTLVTPFKSKPVLDYPCGEAPVPGAAREIAAGVLWIRMPMPLILMDHVNLWAVRDDNGWAVFDAGLQTGDTTEAWRKLFAAYGAMAQGELTRLFVTHAHPDHIGLAGWLTRRFGCQLWMTRTEYLTCRIVVAYIGREMPDDAVIFYRRAGWDDDAIEVYRTYFGGFGKYVYALPDSYRRVRDGEELRIGGHVWRIVVGAGHSPEHACFHCPELKLLISGDQVLPNISSNVSVNFTEPNADPTSDWLASLDKLQQEIPDDVLVLPGHNAPFHGLCRRLDYLKRSQHNALDRLRHALGRPRRAVDVFAQLFSRPIGSEPNLLDVATGESVAHLNYLLHRDEVEMELDTDGVAWYRMK, via the coding sequence ATGAGCGACGATACCCTAGTCACTCCTTTCAAGAGCAAACCGGTTCTGGACTACCCATGCGGCGAGGCGCCCGTGCCGGGGGCGGCGCGCGAGATTGCGGCAGGGGTTCTTTGGATACGAATGCCGATGCCGCTCATCCTGATGGATCATGTTAACTTGTGGGCTGTGCGCGACGATAACGGTTGGGCGGTCTTCGACGCCGGGCTGCAGACTGGCGACACGACAGAGGCATGGCGCAAGTTGTTTGCAGCCTACGGGGCTATGGCCCAAGGAGAGCTGACACGGCTGTTCGTCACGCACGCGCATCCGGATCACATCGGTTTGGCAGGGTGGCTGACGCGAAGGTTCGGCTGCCAGCTCTGGATGACCCGGACAGAATACCTCACGTGCAGGATCGTGGTGGCTTATATCGGCCGCGAGATGCCCGACGACGCTGTGATTTTCTATCGAAGGGCTGGCTGGGATGATGATGCGATCGAGGTCTACCGCACCTACTTTGGCGGATTCGGCAAATACGTGTACGCATTACCCGACAGTTACCGGCGCGTGCGCGACGGCGAAGAGTTGCGCATCGGAGGCCATGTGTGGCGCATCGTCGTTGGCGCCGGACACTCGCCGGAGCATGCCTGCTTCCATTGCCCAGAATTGAAGTTGCTGATTTCTGGCGATCAGGTACTACCTAATATCTCATCCAATGTCTCTGTCAACTTCACTGAGCCTAATGCCGATCCGACGAGCGACTGGTTGGCGTCACTCGACAAACTGCAGCAGGAGATACCAGACGACGTTCTGGTACTCCCGGGTCACAATGCGCCATTCCACGGACTCTGCCGGCGGCTCGACTATCTAAAACGCAGTCAGCACAACGCACTCGATCGCCTGCGACACGCCCTGGGTCGACCCCGGCGCGCGGTCGATGTATTTGCGCAGTTGTTCTCGCGCCCCATCGGATCCGAACCCAATCTGCTGGATGTGGCCACCGGCGAGAGCGTTGCGCACCTCAATTATTTGCTGCATCGGGACGAAGTCGAGATGGAACTCGACACCGATGGCGTTGCCTGGTACCGCATGAAATGA
- the glnA gene encoding type I glutamate--ammonia ligase, with protein MSMVSMEPGSYRVERPNDPGEVIDLIRKQDLQVVDLRFTDLPGLWQHFSITLPEVNDDLFTSGIGFDGSSIRGFQEIHESDMLVRPDPATAFVDPFCETPTLSIICDVIDPILRQPYSRDPRHIARKAELYLQQTGLATTCYFGPELEFFIFDSIRFGQDQHSGYYHVESAEGEWTSGRDEGAYGGGNLGYKQRYKEGYFPVPPHDTLQDIRSEIVLALMKAGIQVEVHHHEVATAGQNEIDMRFAPLTRMADNVMMYKYICKNVARRHGKVATFMPKPLFADNASGMHCHQSLWKGGENLFYDASGWALTSEMCRWYIGGLLRHAPALMAFCAPSTNSYKRLVPGYEAPVNLAMSQRNRSAAARIPMYSDSPSARRVEFRCPDPSANAYLAFSAMLLAGLDGIENHIDPGDPLDKNIYELSREEAANIRQVPGSLEESLSALEVDSAFLLKGDVFTEEVIKTWIDYKRRREIDTLKLRPHPWEFYLYFDI; from the coding sequence ATGTCGATGGTCTCAATGGAGCCGGGAAGTTATCGCGTCGAGCGGCCGAATGACCCGGGCGAGGTGATCGACCTGATCAGGAAGCAAGACCTCCAGGTGGTCGACCTCAGATTCACGGATCTGCCTGGTCTGTGGCAACACTTCTCAATTACCCTGCCCGAAGTCAACGACGATCTGTTCACGTCCGGCATCGGCTTCGACGGGTCCTCAATTCGCGGTTTCCAGGAGATTCACGAGTCCGACATGCTGGTGAGGCCGGACCCGGCGACCGCCTTTGTCGATCCGTTCTGCGAAACGCCGACGCTATCGATCATCTGCGACGTGATAGACCCGATTCTGCGGCAGCCTTATTCCCGCGACCCGCGTCATATCGCCAGGAAGGCAGAGTTGTACCTGCAGCAGACCGGCCTCGCCACGACTTGCTACTTCGGCCCCGAGCTGGAGTTCTTCATCTTCGACTCCATTCGCTTTGGACAGGACCAGCACTCAGGCTACTACCATGTGGAGTCGGCCGAAGGAGAATGGACCTCAGGTCGCGACGAGGGGGCCTATGGTGGGGGCAACCTCGGCTACAAGCAGCGCTACAAGGAAGGCTACTTTCCCGTCCCGCCACACGACACGCTACAGGACATCCGCTCCGAGATCGTCCTGGCGCTGATGAAGGCCGGCATCCAGGTCGAGGTCCATCACCATGAGGTGGCGACCGCGGGCCAGAATGAGATCGACATGCGCTTTGCGCCGCTGACCCGGATGGCGGACAACGTAATGATGTACAAGTACATCTGCAAGAACGTGGCGCGCCGGCATGGCAAGGTCGCGACGTTCATGCCAAAGCCCCTTTTCGCGGACAACGCAAGCGGCATGCATTGCCACCAGAGCCTGTGGAAGGGCGGTGAGAACCTTTTCTATGACGCGAGCGGCTGGGCGCTGACATCTGAAATGTGCCGCTGGTACATCGGCGGCTTGCTCAGGCATGCTCCGGCCCTGATGGCCTTCTGCGCCCCGAGCACGAATTCCTACAAGCGCCTGGTGCCGGGCTACGAGGCACCTGTCAACCTGGCCATGTCACAGCGCAATCGTTCCGCCGCCGCCAGGATCCCGATGTATTCCGATTCGCCGAGCGCGAGGCGCGTAGAATTCCGCTGTCCCGATCCTTCGGCCAATGCCTACCTTGCTTTTTCGGCAATGCTGTTGGCCGGGCTGGACGGCATTGAAAACCACATCGATCCGGGCGATCCGCTCGACAAGAACATCTATGAGCTTTCCCGTGAGGAGGCCGCAAACATCCGCCAGGTGCCCGGGTCGCTCGAGGAATCCCTGTCGGCGCTGGAAGTCGATTCGGCCTTCCTGCTAAAAGGGGACGTCTTTACAGAAGAGGTGATCAAGACCTGGATCGACTACAAGCGCAGGCGCGAGATCGATACGCTGAAGCTGCGGCCGCACCCGTGGGAGTTTTATCTCTATTTCGATATTTGA
- a CDS encoding H-NS family nucleoid-associated regulatory protein — translation MATEIERADAIRWIRAQMLECGLTMEELEAAGCFALPPSPRSVCYRNAEGLSWDGTGEMPDWLRRAVNAGQTVEFFRVG, via the coding sequence ATGGCAACGGAAATTGAGCGGGCGGACGCGATCCGCTGGATCCGGGCGCAGATGCTCGAGTGCGGGCTGACGATGGAAGAGTTGGAGGCGGCCGGGTGCTTTGCGCTGCCGCCGAGCCCGCGCTCGGTCTGTTACCGCAATGCCGAGGGGCTGAGCTGGGACGGGACGGGCGAGATGCCGGACTGGCTGCGGCGGGCGGTCAATGCGGGGCAGACGGTAGAGTTTTTCCGCGTCGGGTAG